The Podarcis muralis chromosome 8, rPodMur119.hap1.1, whole genome shotgun sequence genomic sequence CTGTAAACTCTGCGACAGCTACCAGTGCAGTCTTAAATCTCAGTTCATTAGATACAACTCTCCACACGTGAAACTGTGGATTAAAACCAAAGGAAAGCTTAAAATAAGCAGTATTTCTGTCATAtaaaatgttccttaaatgtaagtTTATCTTGtccaaaaagattaaaatacatttacCATTATATACATTTTCATCCCattcatttttgcttttctttgaaTTATAAAATAGATATGTACAGAATAAAAGATGAAGGAAAAAGGGACTAGGGCAACATACATTTATAGCACACTCCCCTgccaagaatcctaggaactattTGTTGttaatgctgggaattgtaactttgtGAGAGACAAACTACAGTTACTAGGATTCTTTGAGGGTGTgtgttgtgctttaaatgtatggtgtgcatgcaacCTAGTTCAGTGGCAGTACACCCAATCCTATTTATTGCTTTTAGCCAAAGGGCCTGAGAAAATGTaagatacatatatatatataatataaggCACTAAGTGGGTTTTATGGGTGAGTGGGGAAGGGGTGTGAACCTGGGTCCTCCTTGGTCCAAGCCCAATACTCTCTCTGCTACACCACATTGACTGGACTGTACTATACAGATATACACAAAATTACTTACTGCACAATTGCGGCATTTGAAAAAGCACCCATCCTGCATGGGTgggttccattcatttcaatggatgaaGCCAATCACTGAATATGTGAAAGGATCAGCTgcctccactgaaatgaatgggacagcCCTTGTGGCTGGTGGAGTTGAATGAATACATCAGAACTCTTAAGGATCCTGATTCAGAGATGTCAGACGAGCACAAGTGCTTCTGGTTTTAAGTTACATTTTTGTACTGTCCAGCAGCTGCAACCTGGGCTAAACCTATGCTTAGCCTACATGTTGCAAAAGGAGCACAATGTCTGCTAAGTGTAGGAAGGAAAATTAGACTGCATTCTTGTTTTCACTCCACCTCTTTTTACACTCATCTTTGCTTTTTTTTCATGTAGAAGGACATTATTTTGAAAAGCACCTTAAAAATGAAGTGAAATACCTACTCTTCTAGAGAACATACGTATTTCCTGTTGATATTAAATAGCCCGAGCAACAAGCCATCCCAGCTGTATTGTACATTTAAAGCTGCAATTCTAACCACATCCGCCAGTGAGTAACCCCCTCTGTGTGCAAcctgacttacttttgagtaaatacatttaggattgcactgtttgaCAACTTAACTTTGAAGTCAATATGACTAAGTTAATACTTTGCTAATTGGGCATTGCTAAATGCACAAGGGAACAAATGCAAGAGCGACTTAATCTTGAAGCAAGGCATTTAGGATCACACAGCTAGTTAAAGTTTGCCGATAACCAACTAAACCAGCTGGACTGCCATCCAGGTCCTAGAATACAGAGGCTCAGGATGTTAGCAACATTCTTTCTGGCTATGCAGCTGGAGTAGTTCCTTGTTGCTCCAAGCCAAGTTCTTTTACACTGCAATGCTATGAATCTTATACTCAGAGGGCCTACTGTATTCAGTGGGGCATACTTCCTAGAaaagtgtgtttaggactgcatCCTTAATCTCGGTATCTCTTCTCTGGGCTTTGTGTGAGTTTTCTCGTACAGAAACTActgcaaggaaaggaaagcaattcaTTTAGCCCCTGAGAAAACAAACCACTAATCCCTATCACTGTTAAATGTAAATAAAAACTTATAGATGAAAGCATACCATCTATGAGCGTGTGTACTGCACAGTGCTGTATTTAACCCTTGAGGACTTGCTCAGGGTAGAACCAGGGGGAGGTGCTTCCTGTGTGCTGCCTTGGTTAAAGAAAGCATCTGCGATCAAGATTTGTCCCTGTCTATCACTCTCAGGGTAGGTGGCTTGCTCTGATGTGccccacatgccaggggtgggtgtAACCACCCTCTCGGTCACTACCACATTCTGTCCTCCTGCTAAATTGGGGATGCTCAAGGAACCCTTTAGCTCAGAACTAGGTACAAGGACCCTCTCCCTTTCCCTTACAACAACGTAGTTTGAATCTGTAAGGTCTGGAAAGACTCCAGAAGGCATTTCTAACACATCCTGCAAGTTAGAACCTGGAGCAAGCACTCTCTCTGTCACTACCACATTCTCTTTAAACTGGGGGTCAAAGATTACTGGAGGGGGTATTGCCCCATAAGATGTTTCTGTCACGacaacattgctgctgctgctgctgctaaccaGAGGGTTGGGTATACGCCTAACTTGCTGCAAGCCAGGTGTAGATTCAAAGGTAGTCTCAGTTACGGTCTCCTCGGCCACCATTTCTGAACCAAAGCCTTTTGTGGCGTCAGGTATTTGGTTGCCAGAGCCTGAAGTATAGGTGTGCTCTGCATTCTGCTGATGCAAGTACTGCACATCAGATTCACTTGCTGTAAGAGTAGGAGTTGGGTCTTTCAGGCCTTGAGAGGTGTGTAGTCCAGCTTCCATGCCAATGCGTTTGCCCATGCAGATCTCAGCCAGAGTCTTAAATTTATCTCCCAGGTCATCCAGGTAATGCTCATCGAAGTCACCCTCAATGAAACTGCAGCAGCCGACAGAACCATGGGGAGAATCTCTTTCTTCCTCCTGAGAGTAAACGAGTAGGCAGTCTTTTGCGAGGTGCCCTTCATCCTCGTCGGCAAAAGCATCAGCTTTCTAAAAATGTGGAAAAACAAGAACTGTGAGCGCTTGTGTTTCGGAAGATATAATTTTCTTTAATTAAAACAGCAGTCAGCTTGGTTGGGTGTGACACAAACTCCTTCTGGCAGAAGGCAGTGGTTTGGGGCCTCTTAGCTTAGTGAAAAGGCAACATGACAGAAGTGTATACGATTATGCAGGGCATGGAGAAAGGGAATAGTGAAAAGTTTAGCCCCTTTTCTCATTCCTAGAACTCATGGACCCCTGTTGCATCTGGACATCAAAAGAGTCAAGACAGACAAAGGAAGAACTGTTCCTCACAGTGCACAGCCAAACATTGGAATCTGTTCCCACAAGAGGCTGAGATGGCTACCAacatgggtggctttaaaagattagataAATTTGTGGAAGATAAAACTATCCAACGCCCTGCTGGtaagcttcccataggtatctggttggccactgtaagaacaggatcctAGATTAGAtggggtctgatccagcaggctcttcctatgttcttaacaaAGAGAAACCCACCCATTTCGCAGGTGAGAGAGCCAGGCATAAAATGCTTCATATTTTCAGGGATGGGCATTTACGGGAGAAACGTGACAGCTGAATGTCTGCAtcttctcttccccacctccactctcctttttaaaattgtaGTTTGCCCACATAGTGGTAGCTCTCATTACTTTTGGAAAGGAAAGGGTAATGGGAGAAAGACAGCTATGACACTGCTTGCAAGCTCCATGCCCCAGGGGAAAATATGCAATTTCCCCCTCCTTAGAAATTGATGACAATGCCATCCCACTTCTGGGTAATAGAAGTGGTGGCATTTTTGGCTTAACTCTATCAGAGACTGCAGAAGGGCAGAATTTCTTTCCcccagtgctttatttttctatAGAAATCTCCCCCTTTTCATATGTTCCTTAGTAACAATGAATGAATGCCCATTGCAAATTAAAGGTAAGCATGGCAGTCTTCAAAGTGTTTAGATTTGTTTAATGAACACAAGTAAAATAAATGTGCTATATTAGATCACTTTTGAGGACATTGGGAAAAATCCGGAGAATGTTAGGGAAATGGTGATAATTTGCATAGGGAAATATTCACATTTTCCAGGAAACCCACAACACTGCATGTGAGAGATGCCCAAACCAGTCCTAATAAACTAAGGAGTGGAAAATACAAAGGTCCCAGAATTAAAGAaaacaggggaaggggaagtcaACCAAGAGAGGAAGCATCTCACAAAAGTGGAAATCTTACTTCAGTGAAGTAGCTCCTTAAGAATTCTTCATTCACGGCTCCAGCATGTTCCATGTATCTGCTATCCATTGTCAGGATTTTCTGTGCTGCcatgtctccccctcctcctcctcttgctcctgCTATGGTTGAGCCCCCTCCAAAATCCATGCCTTCATGATGTGCATGAGAGGTACGGGCCTCCTCCCAGCGCCTTTCGATGGTTGTGGTGTTACGCTGTCCAAATGCAGAAGAGCCAGAAACCACAGCGCCTCCTGCCACACCTAAGCTTGACGATGCATttccattccccatccctgaggcCGAGTTGTTCACAGAAGTCATGTGGCTTACGCTGATGGCAGCCTAAcgccaaagagaaaaataaaactgtaaaacTACATTCACTTAAGGAGGCAGGCTGAAGTCACAATCAAACAACATGCAGCAGGCTGGGCTGGGCGAGGCCAGCTAGGAGACAAATGCGATTCAGGAAGTTTATTTGCTTCCTGCTTGGAGAAAAGGAAGAGCAGATTTGTAATATGCCAGAGGAACAGATCCCGAAAGTTTTGGCTATTTGCATAGGTGTCTGCAGGAATGTTACCAGGCTGGGGGAAGTAAGAATGGAGTGGCCCAGTGCATACTGCCTCAGATTTCAGGTTCTACAGATGCTAGAGATCTATGATTTAAAAATGAACTCTGAGAATCTGGGGATTATGGTTCCTCCAGCAGGGGACAATGTCCCCCTTGCTAGAGCACCACCCCAGATACAGTTACTTgtgtcccctccaaaaaaaagctCCTTTCAGAACAACAGAGTTTGTAGTTAGGCAGCTTTACAGGTCAATGGGAACATCTGCTGGATAGCAGAACTTCTTAGCAAGCTTCCTTCCCAAATGCTTCTGTACAGCTGTGTCAGAAAAAGTAGTCTGAGAACAGCTGCCTCACAGCCTGATCCTGCCTATTTACAAGCCCAGAAACTTCACACTAACCCCACCTATGTTTGTACAactgtttttacacacacactttttaattaccgtatttttcgccatataggacgcacctagttttcaggagaggaaatcaaggaaaaaaatatgatttccccccGCAGCTCTGGCAGCAGTggagaggctgcacgcagcctgtgcgctactccaagaccttctccctgcttttgcgagaggtggcggaattcccccacctcccgcaaaagccctcaggagccccgcgtgactcctgcgggcttttcaaccaggagggagaagggactgaaacggccagccagtcccttctccctcctcggggaaaagcccccaagagcggtgcgctctttaaagagtgcgcggctcctgcaggggaattcccccacctcctagaaaagcctgcaggggaattcccccacctcctagaaaagccagcagaagccactgagcccctttaaagagcgaggcttttgcgggaggtgggggaattcccccatctcccacaaaagccagcaggagggagaagggactgactctgccagtcagtcccttctccctccttggggaaaagcccccaagagccgctcgctttttaaagggtgcacggctcctgcaggcttttctaggaggtgggggggggattcccccacctcctagagaagccagcagaagccgtggagcccctttaaagagcacacGGCTTtttcctgcttttgcgggaggtgggggaattcccccatctcccgcaaaagcccaaaggagggttggagagtagctggaaggcgtcacgcgccttcctgctgccccccatcctctggggctggcgatgggggaaacgctgctttccccaccgccagcctcgaagccgggttggagagtagcggcaaGGCGTTGCatgccttcccgctgccccccatcctctggggctggtgatgggggaaacgctgctttccccaccgccagcctcgaagccgggttggagagtagcggcaaggcgtcgcatgccttcctgctgccccccatcctctggggctggcgatgggggaagcgctgctttcccccaccgccagcctcaaagagcagactctcctggcttcagcggaagcaacgtgaagcctccggagtgcaggcttcggaggcttcgcattgctatcgctgaagccaaggagtctgcattcgccccataagacgctcacacatttctccttcatttttggagggggaaaagtgcatcttatagggcgaaaaatacggtatgtaaatgAATTACCCCATACCTATTTAAACTGATGAGAGTAAGAGCCATATTGTTTTAAGTAACTCAGCCCATTGTTGTCTAAAGCAGACTCTTCGGCTGCAGCCCTACATGCCCATCCTTGGAAGGACATCCTATTTAACTCAGCAGGGTTTACTTCTTAGCAGACATGCATTAAGCAGGATATCAATATTCCTTGGTGCCAAATACAAAATCAGGGCAAAACACAAGATACCTTGTCTTCAGGGGCTGCCCCTTCATTGTTCCATATTCGCAACATTTCTTCGCTGTTATCGGGTATTGCCACAAAGCCTTTTGAGGCACCTGATCCACCAAAGCCACACGCCAGCAGTAAGAGAGGCACCACTGCAAAGGAACACGGCAGATCAACGAACCGTCAAAGGTTGAACTTGCAGAAGCAAATCCTAACTATCCGTCCATAGCCCATTAAATATAACAAAATACTCCAAAAGTCTCTAAAATAGAGCCATGTAATGCAAACATTGCACCACAAACAACAGGCTGTGTACCAATCCTGTACTAATATACACTTTCTGATGGcttagcacattttaaaattccaGTGAGGTGAGAGCACTGGAGAACCAAACATGAACAGCAGCAAGCAACTTCCATTTGCTTCAGCTTGCAGGCCTCACACATTCAGAGTTGTGCATGTTCCACAACATAACTATGAAAACACAGAATTTAGGTACAATTTTTGGCAACTTCAGGTTTTTTTCTAGCTCTCAGACAGTGAAGAGAGGCTTGCAGCTATGTGGGAATGCAAGCAGCTTCAAGACTCTAGCAGAGGGGCTACAGTCCCTTGCATTTTTAGCAAAAACAAAATTTTGCTAGATAAGCAAACATGGGTAAATCAATCCCCACAGCTGCAGTGGTTACCAGTTTATTTCCAGGCCAAATTCACGGTGCCCACCCCTGGGGTTTAAAACCCTGAATGACTTGCgctccaaatatctgaaaaacCATCTCCATCCCTACAGACCGTCTTGGGTGTTAAGTTCAGTTGAGGGGGTTCTCTTAGTAGTTCCGCCATCTTCAGAAGTATGGCAAATGTTGCCTCGGGAAAGGACTTCCTCTGTGGCAGCCCTTAAATGGTGGATCTCCCTTCACACAGAGGTGGTTCCTACCATCTTCATTGTGCAACTTTTGCAGTATGCTGAAGATACACCTCTCTCCCCAGGCCTTTGacaattaaaatatttatgtGGGACCCACCTCTTCAACCTTTACTGTACTGCTCTGTGGAATTGTAACAGCTGCTTTAATAATTGTACAAAatgttttacttgtttttaataGTACAGTTATAATGTTGTAACCTGAGCAGGGGCCTTATAAGTgaggggtgggtaagaaatctaataaataaaatactttgcAGAATTCATTGCTTCTTGGAAcattattttgattattattttaaatgaacaGTGCTCTTAGTCCAGACTTTAACTAGCTACTTCTAGTTTGGAAGGCCTTGTGGCTCGTTGCTTGTTTTTTGGTCAAGCTGCCAAACAACATTTCACCTCATATGAAAGTTGAATTTTTGATAAAAGATAGGAAGAACAAGGATCAAAAGCTTTAAAAGGAGTGGGAAAGATGTATCAGAGACAAATAAAATTTTAACAAAGTTCCTTAAATGTATTGCTCTACTCTTTACCGCACCATATGTAAAATATCAGAACATTAAGCTCTCTCTTAAGTCCTATCGAGTCTAatgggagaaaaccagaaggggcTTAACTTTGGTTGGTTCACGCCCATAAAGCTTGCATGAAGATTGCAAGTCCCCGCAAGGAGGAGTCATTGTGTCAGAGTGCACAATGGCACTCTGCCAATTCTTCTGGAATAACGCTAGTTActtacacagcagcagcaacaacgccAGAATTATCAGAGCAATCGCTGCAGGTCCTAGAAAAACCGATGAGCCGACGATTGCTGCTCGGCAACCACCACCTTCTGCACATTCACAAACATCCAGTCTTAGAGTTTGATACTCGGGACAGCTAAGACCCTGGTTATCTTTCACCAGCAGTGGAACTTCATATGATCCAGGCTTCAGATTCTCTGGTATAAGCTGTACTCTAGATCCTTCACAGGGAAAAAGACAGTAACAATAAATATAAAGCAATGTAATGTAAGTAGCTGACCGTATGACAAAGTCAGCAGATACTGACTTTAGGGCTACCGACTTGATGTTCTGAAGTAAATAGTTATATTATGGAGATAAACACATCAGTTTCTAGAGTACCTAATTGTTGTAAACCCCCCTTGGCAACTGTATTTTTGGCACCAGGgatgggaacatgtggcccttgaGATGGTGGTCTACAACTTCCACCAGTGGGGGCTATAGGTCCTCTtatatatggagggccacaggtagaCCCCCCCAAGTCTACACAGAGACATCAGCACAATGTTTAAAGAGCTAAAATGATCAATGGatgctaaatagtctttaaaggAACATCCCTGGTGTTACAGCAATTCCACAAGTACCCAGTCTGTCAACCAGACAGAATATGAAGAACAGTTTTCCTAGATGTGTGTTAATTCCTTGCAGGTATGGCTTTGGAGTACCTTCCCAGCCTGCCTCAAGGAGAAGAAGCAGAAAGACCACAGAGGATTTCTCTTTCTCTACAACTAGTGCCCAAATGAGGAGAGGGGTGGTATCTTACATCTTCTTCAGGTATAGCTGAAACTTTTCCACTGCTTTTCAATGGATGCTTTAGAATCTGACTTAATCTGAAACGAAGTCGCTCAACTTTCAGATAGCAGTAAGTGCTGAGCATTTCTGGCatatttcagtgggagagaaatCTTGAGAGAGATGCTCTCCCAGCATGAGAACTGACCACGAGGATCTAAGCAACATAGTGGTGGCTGCTTTTCAGACAAATAATCTCAGCCACTCAGCTTCAGATGTTTTATTCTTCCTCTGGTGAAGCTAAGCCCCTACTTCTGAAGCTACACTTCAAAGCAATGCTACTTTGGCCAGTGCCTGTTATCCAAGAGAGGATTAGCCGAGTCACAACTAAAATAACAGGTTTGTACCCAATGGTTGTAAGTTTTAAGCTTGGTTTTAGTATTGGTTTTAATGCTGCAACCTGGCTTGGGATCTAGGgggcttgcacaatgggactacCCCCTACTCCTAAATCTGTTTTGGAAATGCACGGGGGCACACAGGAGGCAAAGATGGGTAGGGTAACAAATGCAACTCTTACCTAGTACAGTCGACTAGTTCCTACACACCCTCACCCCTGCTGTAAACCATGTCATAGTGACTCATACTTACCATCCACTCTGATTATCCTCCACTTGTCTGACACTCTTTCAGGCTCATCAACAATAGTGAAAGTGAAAGGGCCACGATTTAGATAACCTCCTCGATTAGTAACAGAGACGTTAACAAACTTTGCATGGGTACAGACAGTTTGACGTGGAGTCACAATGGTCGGGCAGTAGAGAGTAGTATTCTGTACTTGAATAACAATGGTACCTGTAGCCGTTTTTGGAGGCTGGTCTGCAAAATATGTAAAGTAAAGCATTTGTATTTCACTGCTTAAGAATGCAAAAACATAGTTTTATCAGTGCAGAATTTCATTTGCTTCTTTGAGTGTATAAAAGGTTTTAATGTGAATTCAGTGTTCGGTTTGCAATCCATTTCAACAACACAATGATTGAATATAGGATGCAATTCAAACTCATGGAAATGTTTGCTTGGCAATTATTTGAGTTGCTGGAGATGACTACCATACTGTTACTCCAATTCTTTGGGCTCTGTGGACCGTCAGACACTTTATTCAAGACTAACAGCCTTGGATCCAGTGTTTCTAGGAAACTCCACAAAAGCAAAAATATCAGTGCAATGTTGAAAGGTCCATTCTGCCATCTTAATCCCAAATGGCATCcaactgtatccaaacatagacggAAACCTGCTCCTTTATCTTGGGGACCATCCTGCAAAATTGCTTACGATATCTTAAAGAGTTGTCCATGTGCATAGCGAATAAACAACTTTCTAAAATACGTATTAGATTACAAGGACTCTAATGTGAAAAGCAGATACATGTGTGTGAAGTTTGCCTCCTGGCCTTGGATTAGCAGCACATAGTGATGGAGCATTGACATTTTTGTGGAATCATGTTCACGTCATCATGCTAAAGCATGTAATCCATCAGGCTTTATTAAAAGCCTCTACTAATACATCATTTGCCTAAATGCCAGTGATGCTCCAGGTACTTAACTGAAGGAAAAACAGGCTCAGTCCCTACCATCTACTCAACAGAGGTAAATGACCCTGACTCTCTGCCCAGTCGTGAAAAGCAACACCAGTCTCTCCTGAGCATGGAGAGAGAATCCTGATTTTTGCCTTCTCCATATCCCACCACAAATGAGGGAAGAGCCTGTACGTCTCCCAAGCCCATGGTGAATGCCAGAGGATTTGAGGCAGGCAAGACAATTGATGGCAACCATGATTCATGTCTGGCTAGTAAGTGTAGCCAAGATTTTTGGAGCTGCTGTTCCCTGTGCAGAAACTTGGGAAGTTACTTTATACAGAGACAGaacagtggtccatctagctcagccttgTCTAtgcggactggcagtggctctctatggTTTCAGGTAAGGTTCTctcttagccctacctggagacaccatggaatgaagctgggaccttctgcatgcaaagcggatgctgCACCACTGAGCCACCACCCTTCGCCAAAGCTTACCGGTCAGATGGTTGCTGCCACTTTCCAAATCTAGCTTTGGGCTTTAAGATGTGGAGTATGAATGAAAAGCCTGATGAATTACTCTTAAGGAAGAAATGGAAGAAGCATCACTTACCCTTACTTATAGCCAAAATTGTTGCAGTGTAAGTACCGTTGACAAGAAAAGATGAGTCATAGTCAATCACTCGGTTAAGTCTGATTTCAGCAGTCCTAGAGTCTACCGTAAACCAGTTCGCAACGTCTTGGCCTTTAACATACCTGTACAGATTTTTAATGTATGTTAGAATGGTCACAACAATTTGTGTATAAAGAAAACACTTTGCTCAAAGacacacagggaaccaggcagaaggccttctcggtggtggcgcccgccctgtggaacgccctcccatcagatgtcaaggaaataaacaactatctgacgtttagaagacatctgaaggcagccctgtttagtgaagtttttaatgactgatgttttattgtaattttaatgttttgttggaaggcgcccagagtggctgggaaaacccagccagatgggtggggtataaataataaattattattattatcattactataCAGGCTTGGTGAATGGTGAAACATCTTCATTTAGTTTCATTCAACAACTCAGGGTCAATTTTACATTCAAAAAAATCATAGAAACATACATTTTATGATGTATGTCAATGTAGCAGAAGAAGATAACACAGACATACATTTCTGAAGGAAGTCATGCATTTATAGGAGATGCCTGGAAACTTCATGTCATCCTATGTCTGCACAGGAAGAATGTGAATTCATGTCATTTCTTTTGCTTGCCCCATCATGCCAGAAGACAGAAATGGGGAAGAAGGGCCACATcctcttctgggcaaccttctggcggccacttttgcctctggccccctgCCCATTACAGGGATGTAACCAGGGGGCAAAAGTAGGCAATGAAACGAATGAAAAATTCACCTTtatacagcaggctagtttctgtaCACATTCACTCCCCTGTCTCCATCCAGGTAGACAacaggcatgatcagagttcaaggtcaCCTTCCATCCAAGTGAAAACACTTTCAGAAAGGTATGGATTGGGGTTGGTGAggaatgtggcctggggagagtacgaagcaccaggcagagagcctggaggactgcatttggcTCCTGGACTGGACTGGCGGGTGCAGCAGAAATAGAGTCATGCTATGCATAAAATCATTGCATCTTGCGGGTGCTGCTATTTATTTCTTAAGTGTGTGACAGATATTGCAAGCAAAAGGCAGTGGCACAAATGAGGCATAGACTGAGGCCCGTCTTCACTCAAATTgaatgctgcagcagcagcttgaTGTAAGCAACTCTTCAGTGATTTGCCTtggtaaaaaagaagaaaggcatCTCTTACCTGATGTTTTGTGCTATCTTTCCGGTATCTTCATCATAAGCTTCAAAGCGCCCAATAACCTGGTTCACTTTCATTGTTCTATTTGCTTGAATGGTAACTCTGTTGGGCTTAAATACAGGGCCTTCTATCACATTTTCCACCTTAATTTTAACTGGAATTGGTTTTGCTTGGAAGCCCTTAGAAATAATTGATTTGTGATAAGCAGCTTTGTTAGAAACAACAATATTCAAGTCAATGTTCTGCAGCTCTTCATAATTAATTTCCTGTAGGGAGAatggaaaaaaaccccagcaacaaATCAGAAAAGGTGCACTCTGAATTCCAAGCTGGAGAATAAGCGTTAAGACTTCACTTTCATTATCACCAGGGGAGGCCCTGCTGAAGTGTCGCCACCTCCTGAAGTCCAAGGGGCAGCAGGATATGGGAGGGCTTTTCCTGGCTAAGAACTCCCTTCCTTGGACTTACATATGGCACTGTCCTCTTTTCATAAGTTAATCAAGATGCACCTCTTTGCCCAGGCAGATGAATGATTTAGAACAGGCTATGATTTCTACTGTTGTCTTAATTATGGTTTTAAGTGATGTTTCAAGGAATGCACATATCCTGCTCTGGGACCCTAAAGAACACatacattcaatcaatcaatcaatcaatcaatcaatcaatcaatgctccatgtgtgtg encodes the following:
- the LOC114600658 gene encoding desmoglein-2-like, with the translated sequence MACHLGPGILLLVSCAIFGNGLHIEIPGGRNKQLLHSDGHIRQKREWIVPPALLNEESENKNPIAKIRSDHEGEPGIVITYTISGTGVTEPPYNLFVINGKTGDLNITRIVDREQTPMFHLKGYAMDQYGNHMEKPLDLRIKVKDINDNYPKFSKSVFMGSVEELSEVGVLVIKIEATDADEPGNLNSKIAFKIISQEPSNPPAFEVIRSTGEVRTSHFQLDREVQSSYSLIVEARDRDGDAIGLGERTTVQIKVLDVNDNIPYLEKSMYDGSVQENTANVEIMRLRAFDDDEQYTDNWLANFTIVSGNEGGYFRIETDSHTNEGVLILVKEINYEELQNIDLNIVVSNKAAYHKSIISKGFQAKPIPVKIKVENVIEGPVFKPNRVTIQANRTMKVNQVIGRFEAYDEDTGKIAQNIRYVKGQDVANWFTVDSRTAEIRLNRVIDYDSSFLVNGTYTATILAISKDQPPKTATGTIVIQVQNTTLYCPTIVTPRQTVCTHAKFVNVSVTNRGGYLNRGPFTFTIVDEPERVSDKWRIIRVDGSRVQLIPENLKPGSYEVPLLVKDNQGLSCPEYQTLRLDVCECAEGGGCRAAIVGSSVFLGPAAIALIILALLLLLLVPLLLLACGFGGSGASKGFVAIPDNSEEMLRIWNNEGAAPEDKAAISVSHMTSVNNSASGMGNGNASSSLGVAGGAVVSGSSAFGQRNTTTIERRWEEARTSHAHHEGMDFGGGSTIAGARGGGGGDMAAQKILTMDSRYMEHAGAVNEEFLRSYFTEKADAFADEDEGHLAKDCLLVYSQEEERDSPHGSVGCCSFIEGDFDEHYLDDLGDKFKTLAEICMGKRIGMEAGLHTSQGLKDPTPTLTASESDVQYLHQQNAEHTYTSGSGNQIPDATKGFGSEMVAEETVTETTFESTPGLQQVRRIPNPLVSSSSSSNVVVTETSYGAIPPPVIFDPQFKENVVVTERVLAPGSNLQDVLEMPSGVFPDLTDSNYVVVRERERVLVPSSELKGSLSIPNLAGGQNVVVTERVVTPTPGMWGTSEQATYPESDRQGQILIADAFFNQGSTQEAPPPGSTLSKSSRVKYSTVQYTRS